From Salvia splendens isolate huo1 chromosome 3, SspV2, whole genome shotgun sequence, a single genomic window includes:
- the LOC121794818 gene encoding HVA22-like protein a, with protein MGSGDNLFTVVAKNIDVLAMPLVSLVYPLYCSVKAIETKSRMDDQQWLTYWVLYSLITLFELTFSKLIEWFPIWSYAKLAGVCWLVLPYFNGAAYVYDNFIRPFYKNPQITMWYVPRKKNVFSKPDDVLSAAEKYIQENGPEAFERLIARADREARSRRSSYSIFHDDYEY; from the exons ATGGGCTCTGGAGACAATCTCTTCACTGTTGTGGCAAAGAACATTGATGTTCTTGCTAT GCCTCTGGTTTCTCTCGTTTATCCTCT GTATTGTTCGGTGAAGGCCATCGAGACTAAATCGCGCATGGACGATCAGCAATGGCTGACATATTGGGTGCTCTACTCTCTCATCACCTTATTCGAGCTCACATTCTCCAAACTCATCGAGTG GTTTCCGATCTGGTCTTACGCGAAGCTGGCGGGCGTGTGCTGGCTGGTGCTGCCCTACTTCAACGGTGCAGCTTACGTGTACGACAATTTCATCAGACCTTTCTACAAAAATCCTCAGATTACAATGTGGTATGTCCCAAGAAAAAAGAATGTGTTTAGCAAGCCAGATGATGTTTTGTCTGCTGCTGAAAAATATATTCAGGAAAATGGACCTGAGGCGTTTGAAAGGCTCATTGCTagg GCTGACAGAGAAGCGAGGAGCAGGAGGAGCAGCTACTCGATCTTCCATGATGATTATGAATATTAA